A single Phytohabitans houttuyneae DNA region contains:
- a CDS encoding DegT/DnrJ/EryC1/StrS aminotransferase family protein, translated as MTLPVTRLAAADGPHLHHPPEWPVYQDATIAAVGRLLRQGRSFDYGYGDELAALESEFARYHGRAHALALNSGTAALLAAYFALGVEEGDEVVGPVFTFFATVTPLFLLGAVPVLVDSAPGTGNVDVEQLFAARTERTKALVVTHLWGNPCPMDDIVARARAHGLPLVEDCSHAHGATYQGRKVGSHADIAVFSIGGHKAISGGLGGVLLTDDADLYARACLFANFRHRTDLTIADPAYAPFLDTGLGGNFRISPIAALLALEHLRGLDTMVARRQANMGALIGAIAALPGVRAVPVAAGSSTGAWYDGVVEIGEEAAVDRDRLVRLLRERGLNVRAPATRPLHHYPPFRGAAPDWAPRLARAARRAAQVNSRAFPRAQHLFEHWMRLPVNFLYEEGSTLPERYADAFVDALGGPR; from the coding sequence ATGACCCTGCCTGTCACGCGCCTCGCGGCGGCGGACGGTCCGCACTTGCACCATCCGCCGGAGTGGCCGGTGTACCAGGACGCCACCATCGCGGCGGTCGGCCGGCTGCTGCGGCAGGGCCGCTCGTTCGACTACGGGTACGGTGACGAGCTCGCCGCGCTCGAGTCGGAGTTCGCCCGCTACCACGGCCGTGCGCACGCGCTGGCGCTCAACTCCGGCACCGCGGCGTTGCTGGCGGCCTACTTCGCGCTCGGCGTCGAGGAAGGCGACGAGGTCGTCGGCCCGGTGTTCACGTTCTTCGCCACGGTGACCCCGCTGTTCCTGCTCGGCGCGGTGCCGGTGCTCGTGGACTCGGCGCCCGGCACCGGAAACGTCGACGTCGAGCAACTCTTCGCCGCGCGCACCGAGCGCACCAAGGCCCTCGTGGTGACCCACCTCTGGGGAAACCCCTGCCCGATGGACGACATCGTGGCCCGCGCCCGCGCGCACGGGCTCCCGCTCGTGGAGGACTGCTCGCACGCGCACGGCGCGACGTACCAGGGGCGCAAGGTCGGCTCGCACGCGGACATCGCGGTCTTCAGCATCGGCGGCCACAAGGCCATTTCCGGCGGCCTCGGCGGCGTACTGCTCACCGACGACGCCGACCTCTACGCGCGCGCCTGCCTGTTCGCCAACTTCCGGCACCGGACCGATCTCACCATCGCCGACCCGGCCTACGCGCCGTTTCTCGACACCGGCCTGGGCGGCAACTTCCGGATCAGCCCGATCGCCGCGCTCCTCGCGCTGGAGCACCTTCGCGGCCTGGACACCATGGTGGCCAGGCGCCAGGCCAACATGGGCGCGCTGATCGGCGCGATCGCCGCGCTGCCGGGAGTGCGCGCGGTGCCGGTGGCGGCGGGCTCCAGCACCGGAGCGTGGTACGACGGCGTGGTCGAGATCGGCGAGGAGGCAGCCGTCGACCGCGACCGGCTCGTCCGCCTGCTGCGCGAGCGCGGCCTGAACGTGCGCGCACCCGCGACCCGCCCGCTGCACCACTACCCGCCCTTCCGCGGCGCGGCACCGGACTGGGCGCCGCGGTTGGCGCGCGCCGCACGCCGGGCGGCGCAGGTCAACAGCCGCGCCTTTCCGAGGGCACAGCACCTGTTCGAGCACTGGATGCGACTACCGGTCAACTTTCTTTACGAGGAGGGCAGCACGTTGCCGGAGCGGTACGCCGACGCGTTCGTCGACGCACTCGGCGGCCCGCGGTAG
- a CDS encoding HAD family hydrolase, with amino-acid sequence MAGRSARGNHARIRHLVWDWNSTLWDDAAAVLASVNAALAQLGLTPVRAATFRDHYTRPWKVFYERLVGRPLTEAEWHTLEACYHERYNAQLDDIGLARDGVEALRLAREAGLTQSILSMWRHDLLLGAVRRHDLEPYLSKVEGRVRPGGGPKAGFLAAHLRSLGVASAHVLVIGDALDDLAAARAVGAACVLYDGGTHHRADLAAAWPLVAGTLREALVLGGVVTS; translated from the coding sequence ATGGCCGGGCGTTCGGCACGCGGAAACCACGCGAGGATACGCCATCTCGTGTGGGACTGGAATAGCACACTCTGGGACGACGCCGCGGCGGTCCTGGCTTCGGTAAACGCCGCGCTGGCACAGCTCGGGCTGACCCCGGTGCGGGCCGCGACGTTCCGCGACCACTACACGCGGCCATGGAAGGTCTTCTATGAACGGCTGGTTGGCCGCCCGCTCACCGAGGCGGAGTGGCACACGCTGGAAGCCTGTTACCACGAGCGCTACAATGCGCAGCTTGACGACATCGGCTTGGCCCGCGACGGCGTCGAGGCGCTGCGGCTGGCACGTGAAGCGGGTCTGACCCAGTCGATCCTGTCCATGTGGCGGCACGACCTCCTGCTCGGCGCGGTCCGCCGGCATGACCTCGAGCCGTATCTATCCAAGGTGGAGGGACGAGTCCGCCCCGGCGGCGGTCCGAAGGCGGGGTTTCTCGCCGCGCACCTCCGTTCGCTCGGCGTCGCGTCGGCCCACGTGCTGGTGATCGGCGACGCGCTCGACGACCTCGCCGCGGCCCGTGCCGTCGGCGCCGCCTGCGTCCTTTACGACGGCGGCACCCACCATCGCGCCGACCTGGCCGCCGCGTGGCCGCTGGTGGCCGGGACCCTGCGCGAGGCGCTCGTCCTCGGTGGCGTCGTCACTTCGTGA
- a CDS encoding dienelactone hydrolase family protein, translating to MNGSAVPFAGTGYHPSGRFLAAGAPLWTFAPSVAPRGTVLVLHHRTGLDGFMADVVDRLTAGGFVAAVPDLFAGQPAGLAPEERKRLLRDDAVLAVLAESVRLAAVDGLPVAALGFCMGGRLAFLAGSAGIGVDRACCFYPGEIDQAWHAGVTPLERVGAAAAATQLHRGARDSNATAAQFDAAVTAFDKAGAYLEACTYAGARHAFANPYAPERHHPVAASRAWAGAMAFLHAGAPVVIGA from the coding sequence ATGAACGGTTCCGCCGTCCCGTTCGCCGGCACCGGGTACCACCCGTCCGGCCGCTTCCTGGCAGCCGGCGCACCACTGTGGACATTTGCGCCGTCGGTGGCGCCCCGCGGCACCGTGCTGGTGCTGCACCACCGGACCGGCCTGGACGGCTTCATGGCCGACGTGGTCGACCGCCTGACCGCCGGCGGCTTCGTCGCCGCCGTGCCCGACCTCTTCGCCGGCCAGCCCGCCGGCCTGGCACCGGAGGAGCGAAAGCGGCTGCTGCGCGACGACGCCGTTCTCGCGGTGCTGGCCGAGAGTGTCCGGCTGGCGGCGGTGGACGGCCTCCCCGTGGCGGCGCTCGGGTTCTGCATGGGCGGGCGGCTCGCCTTCCTCGCCGGCTCCGCCGGGATCGGCGTCGACCGGGCGTGCTGCTTCTACCCGGGCGAGATCGACCAGGCGTGGCACGCCGGCGTCACCCCGCTGGAACGCGTCGGCGCTGCTGCGGCCGCCACACAGCTGCACCGCGGCGCGCGGGACAGCAACGCGACGGCGGCCCAGTTCGACGCCGCGGTGACCGCGTTCGACAAGGCCGGCGCGTACCTGGAGGCGTGCACGTACGCCGGCGCCCGGCACGCCTTCGCCAACCCGTACGCGCCCGAGCGGCACCATCCCGTCGCCGCGTCGCGGGCCTGGGCGGGTGCGATGGCTTTCCTGCACGCGGGCGCGCCGGTGGTGATCGGGGCATGA
- the pyrF gene encoding orotidine-5'-phosphate decarboxylase: MKHTFATWHELAAERTGLAVGVAPSPKWLSAWGLPDTVGGAGTFCDIVLASLAGVAAVKVQTPFFERFGAEGLALLSSFFAGCAQRGTLTVADAKRCDTEDTMASYADLYLGEQSVLGADAVTVAPYIGVDATAPLFEVARQRGCAVFVLVRTSNHESAVQLSRDEGGRTVSEQVADRIAAHNRTLATGGRAGPVAAVVGAPPEAAAALLRRMPDTVVSLPGLGRPGRTVDQFRTVVGDEGGRVVLPISSGVLEAGPHGLADRIRQWQTVLRPMCPPGRSR, translated from the coding sequence GTGAAGCACACGTTCGCCACCTGGCACGAGCTGGCCGCGGAGCGCACCGGCTTGGCGGTCGGCGTGGCACCTTCGCCCAAGTGGCTGTCGGCGTGGGGACTGCCCGACACGGTGGGCGGCGCCGGGACGTTCTGCGACATCGTGCTGGCGTCCCTCGCCGGTGTCGCCGCCGTCAAGGTGCAGACCCCGTTCTTCGAACGCTTCGGCGCGGAAGGGCTCGCGCTGCTGTCGTCGTTCTTCGCGGGCTGCGCCCAGCGCGGGACACTCACCGTCGCGGACGCGAAGCGGTGCGACACCGAGGACACGATGGCCTCGTACGCGGATCTCTACCTGGGTGAGCAGAGCGTGCTCGGGGCCGACGCGGTGACCGTCGCGCCGTACATCGGAGTCGACGCCACCGCACCGCTGTTCGAGGTCGCCCGGCAGCGGGGCTGCGCGGTCTTCGTGCTCGTCCGGACCAGCAACCACGAGTCGGCCGTCCAGCTCTCCCGCGACGAGGGCGGGCGCACCGTCAGCGAACAGGTCGCCGACCGGATCGCCGCGCACAACCGCACGCTCGCCACCGGCGGGCGGGCCGGCCCGGTCGCCGCGGTGGTGGGCGCGCCGCCGGAGGCCGCCGCCGCACTGCTGCGCCGAATGCCGGACACGGTGGTGTCGCTGCCCGGCCTCGGGCGGCCGGGCCGCACCGTCGACCAGTTCCGCACGGTGGTCGGCGACGAAGGCGGCCGGGTCGTGCTGCCCATCTCGTCCGGCGTGCTCGAAGCGGGACCGCACGGCCTCGCCGACCGCATCCGCCAGTGGCAGACCGTGCTGCGTCCCATGTGCCCACCGGGGAGAAGCCGATGA
- a CDS encoding thioesterase domain-containing protein, with protein MSVREPTLVLVSILGAGFSYGPWLAAIGQRYPRLLLDVDGVRGRTLGDLAIEQVELLRATRAGAPLVFAGWSAGGVLAHEMARAWYERLGALPPVLMIDSTALTPPDPVPAHELLNDFLRDLALSTGIQAPVLAPDDARGAPREVFADVVARLRQQGRGYQLDLADLMARYEAFDEVTRLVREHDPTPYPGQVCLVQAAQTDTEAADWTPLCGSLRVSVLPGNHYTVLRAQPERLVLLGARLLDASAAAARPTPRDEVVR; from the coding sequence ATGAGCGTACGAGAGCCGACACTGGTGCTCGTCAGCATCCTGGGCGCCGGCTTCAGCTACGGCCCCTGGCTCGCCGCGATCGGCCAGCGGTACCCGCGCCTGCTGCTCGATGTGGACGGTGTGCGCGGTCGCACCCTCGGCGACCTCGCGATCGAGCAGGTGGAGCTGCTGCGCGCCACCCGCGCGGGCGCGCCGCTCGTCTTCGCCGGCTGGTCCGCGGGCGGGGTGCTGGCGCACGAGATGGCGCGCGCCTGGTACGAGCGGCTCGGCGCCCTGCCGCCGGTGCTGATGATCGACTCAACCGCGCTGACGCCCCCGGACCCGGTGCCCGCCCACGAGCTGCTCAACGACTTCCTGCGCGATCTGGCCCTCAGCACCGGAATCCAGGCACCGGTCCTTGCCCCGGACGACGCCCGCGGCGCCCCGCGCGAGGTGTTCGCCGACGTGGTGGCCCGGCTGCGCCAGCAGGGCCGCGGGTACCAGCTCGACCTCGCCGACCTGATGGCGCGGTACGAGGCGTTCGACGAGGTCACCCGGCTGGTCCGCGAGCACGACCCGACCCCGTACCCCGGCCAGGTCTGCCTCGTCCAAGCCGCGCAGACCGACACCGAGGCGGCCGACTGGACGCCGCTGTGCGGCTCGCTGCGGGTGAGCGTCCTACCGGGAAACCACTACACAGTGCTTCGCGCGCAGCCTGAGCGGCTCGTCCTCCTCGGAGCCCGCCTCCTGGACGCGAGCGCGGCGGCGGCGAGGCCAACGCCCAGGGATGAGGTGGTGAGGTGA
- a CDS encoding MbtH family protein, which produces MSDVTSTEEWLVVCNDEEQYSIWWSDRDLPAGWRAAGKAGSREECLSYIDEVWTDMRPLSLRRWMDEHPDHGTA; this is translated from the coding sequence ATGTCCGATGTGACATCCACCGAGGAATGGCTCGTGGTGTGCAACGACGAGGAGCAGTACTCGATCTGGTGGTCCGACCGCGATCTGCCGGCGGGCTGGCGCGCGGCCGGCAAGGCGGGCAGCCGTGAGGAGTGCCTCTCGTACATCGACGAGGTGTGGACCGACATGCGCCCGCTCAGCCTTCGGCGTTGGATGGACGAGCACCCCGACCACGGGACGGCATGA
- a CDS encoding condensation domain-containing protein: MPSERQGPLSFQQRQIWLAEQGAAGTGLYNEVCALRMRGPLVIARLERALEAVVERNDALRTTFPLRDGEPVQAVSNPYRISLASDLIDLSHLPEPARHSELSALAKRRAEAPFDVADGPLTRFWLLRLGPDDHVLLLAMHHIVCDGPSLRLVLRHLAESYSEGPTTERALPARYLDFARAQRATEQADAWDAELAYWRENLAGAPTVAELPPDHPRPPRRGHAGRRDEHRVDDRTRGALATLTASAGGSRLAVLTSLFAALVYRYAGRTDVLVGTGTDPRPVRHSETVGLFANLVPLRLRTGGALTVRALLDGACDAVFDALDHAFVPFEKVVEVAAPSRDPSHPPLVQLVCTVWDRDYARVDFGDVEATVIEIPRTRARFDLMVEHVFDGDGWTMWAEYDTGLFEPATVDRMMRHYARLVREAAADPGATVASLRMLERSEVDAVRDASRLVLDRDGNVTPVGAVGELHERVPGGVPVATGRAARRCAGGGVEDLGLLSRRIRLGQLDTQLEELEALAREHPAVREATVDLGGGRPVLYVTPEDPARPASAAGVRSFLESRLPRAQIPAIATAAPLDGARPVPPPLSTLERLIAGVWEKLLSRPGIAADDDFFAIGGRSMVAAHAAQQLSEQLGVAVGVRDIFVNPTVRDLAATLAAASPTVRSAREVPAAIPSAERAPASMAQLQIWLNEQWTLGAADDFNSAFAHRVRGPLDVAALHTALRDTVARHPSLRTGFEVVDDLPEQRVAAEAEVELPLVALDHVPPPRRPAEALRLAREAAARRFDIATPPLLRALLIRIGADDHVLAYTLHHLVTDGVSMGVFHRELSARYAAAVAGRHPTAEPAGGLYAEYVSWEREWLDSAAAGAAREYWRRRLDGMAELRVPPTKGADRANLAVASCRRSVPAEVTRGLVELSRDCRATTFMTVTAAWSRVLGRWSGQRDVVLGTLVDNRPSEALRATIGCFANFVPLRIDAGDGGTFPELVRHVRDVLLGAYEHQHLPFSDIVRVSRARRSYTRMPVFQTTVQWVHPTQQALELAGCATEPWRVTADVSRYELTLFVTEGDRELVLDLEYATDLWDRDTVDARLDELVQLLTGAARTA, from the coding sequence ATGCCTAGCGAGCGGCAAGGACCCCTTTCGTTCCAGCAGCGGCAGATCTGGCTGGCCGAGCAAGGCGCGGCAGGCACCGGGCTGTACAACGAGGTGTGCGCGCTGCGCATGCGCGGCCCGCTGGTGATCGCGCGCCTCGAGCGGGCTCTGGAGGCGGTGGTCGAGCGCAACGACGCGTTGCGGACCACCTTCCCCCTGCGCGACGGCGAGCCCGTTCAGGCGGTCTCCAACCCGTACCGGATATCCCTCGCCAGCGACCTGATCGACCTGTCCCACCTGCCGGAGCCTGCCCGGCACAGCGAGCTGTCAGCACTGGCGAAGCGGCGCGCGGAGGCGCCGTTCGACGTGGCGGACGGGCCCCTGACCCGCTTCTGGCTGCTCCGGCTCGGCCCGGACGACCACGTGCTGCTGCTGGCCATGCACCACATCGTCTGCGACGGCCCGTCGCTGCGACTGGTCCTGCGCCACCTGGCCGAAAGCTACAGCGAGGGGCCGACCACCGAACGCGCGCTCCCGGCCCGCTATCTCGACTTCGCCCGCGCCCAGCGCGCCACCGAGCAGGCCGACGCGTGGGACGCGGAGCTGGCCTACTGGCGCGAAAACCTCGCCGGTGCGCCAACCGTGGCCGAGTTGCCGCCCGACCACCCCCGGCCGCCGCGACGCGGCCACGCCGGACGGCGGGACGAGCACCGGGTCGACGACCGCACACGCGGCGCGCTGGCCACGCTGACCGCCTCGGCCGGCGGCAGCCGGCTCGCCGTACTGACCTCCCTGTTCGCCGCCCTGGTGTACCGGTACGCCGGCCGCACCGACGTGCTCGTCGGCACCGGCACCGACCCGCGGCCGGTCCGGCACAGCGAAACGGTCGGGCTCTTCGCCAACCTGGTGCCGCTGCGGCTGCGGACCGGCGGCGCGCTCACCGTGCGCGCGCTGCTGGACGGCGCCTGCGACGCCGTCTTCGACGCGCTCGACCACGCCTTCGTACCCTTCGAGAAGGTCGTCGAGGTCGCCGCGCCCAGCCGTGACCCCAGCCACCCTCCGCTGGTCCAGCTCGTCTGCACCGTGTGGGACCGCGACTACGCGCGGGTCGACTTCGGTGACGTGGAGGCCACCGTCATCGAGATCCCGCGCACCCGCGCGCGCTTCGACCTGATGGTCGAGCACGTCTTCGACGGCGACGGATGGACCATGTGGGCCGAGTACGACACCGGCCTGTTCGAGCCCGCCACCGTCGACCGGATGATGCGCCACTACGCGCGCCTGGTCCGGGAGGCCGCCGCTGATCCCGGCGCGACGGTCGCCTCCCTGCGGATGCTGGAGCGGTCCGAAGTGGACGCCGTCCGCGACGCGAGCCGGCTGGTGCTGGACCGCGACGGCAACGTGACGCCGGTCGGTGCCGTAGGCGAGCTGCACGAGCGGGTGCCGGGCGGCGTCCCGGTCGCCACAGGCCGCGCGGCTCGCCGGTGCGCCGGCGGCGGCGTCGAAGACCTCGGGCTGCTGAGCCGCCGGATCCGGCTGGGCCAGCTCGACACCCAGCTGGAAGAGCTCGAAGCCCTCGCCCGGGAGCATCCCGCGGTCCGGGAGGCGACGGTCGACCTCGGCGGGGGTCGGCCCGTGCTGTACGTGACGCCCGAGGACCCGGCGCGGCCGGCGAGCGCGGCCGGCGTGCGCTCGTTCCTGGAGTCCCGCCTGCCCCGCGCGCAGATCCCCGCGATCGCCACCGCCGCGCCGCTCGACGGGGCCCGTCCGGTACCGCCGCCGCTGTCCACACTGGAGCGATTGATCGCCGGCGTATGGGAAAAGCTGCTGTCCCGCCCCGGCATCGCCGCGGATGACGACTTCTTCGCCATCGGCGGCCGGTCGATGGTCGCGGCACACGCCGCCCAGCAGCTGAGCGAACAGCTCGGCGTGGCCGTGGGCGTCCGGGACATCTTCGTCAACCCGACCGTGCGCGACCTGGCCGCGACGCTCGCCGCCGCGTCACCGACCGTCCGGTCGGCCCGCGAGGTCCCGGCCGCGATCCCGTCGGCCGAGCGGGCACCGGCATCCATGGCACAGCTGCAGATCTGGCTCAACGAGCAGTGGACCCTGGGCGCGGCCGACGACTTCAACAGCGCGTTCGCCCACCGCGTGCGGGGACCGCTCGACGTCGCCGCGCTGCACACGGCCCTGCGTGACACCGTCGCCCGGCACCCCAGCCTGCGCACCGGATTCGAGGTGGTGGACGACCTTCCCGAGCAGCGGGTGGCCGCCGAGGCGGAGGTGGAGCTGCCGCTCGTCGCGCTCGACCACGTCCCGCCGCCGCGCCGTCCCGCCGAGGCCCTGCGACTGGCCCGCGAGGCGGCGGCCCGGCGCTTCGACATCGCGACCCCGCCGCTGCTGCGAGCACTGCTCATCCGCATCGGGGCCGACGACCACGTGCTGGCGTACACCCTGCACCACCTCGTCACCGACGGCGTCTCGATGGGCGTGTTCCACCGCGAGCTGAGCGCGCGGTACGCGGCGGCCGTCGCCGGCCGGCACCCGACAGCCGAGCCGGCCGGAGGGCTGTACGCGGAGTACGTGTCGTGGGAGCGCGAGTGGCTGGACAGCGCCGCGGCCGGTGCCGCCCGTGAGTACTGGCGGCGGCGGCTGGACGGCATGGCGGAGCTGCGCGTGCCGCCCACGAAGGGCGCGGACCGGGCGAACCTCGCGGTGGCCTCCTGCCGCCGGTCGGTGCCGGCCGAGGTCACCCGGGGCCTGGTCGAGCTGTCCCGCGACTGCCGCGCGACGACGTTCATGACGGTCACGGCCGCCTGGTCGCGGGTGCTCGGCCGGTGGAGCGGGCAGCGGGACGTCGTGCTCGGCACGCTCGTGGACAACCGCCCTTCCGAGGCGCTGCGGGCCACGATCGGATGCTTCGCCAACTTCGTGCCGCTGCGGATCGACGCCGGCGACGGCGGGACCTTCCCCGAGCTCGTCCGGCACGTGCGCGACGTGCTGCTGGGCGCGTACGAGCACCAGCACCTGCCCTTCAGCGACATCGTGCGGGTGTCCCGAGCCCGGCGCAGCTACACCCGCATGCCGGTCTTCCAGACGACGGTCCAGTGGGTGCATCCCACGCAGCAGGCGCTGGAGCTGGCCGGCTGCGCGACCGAGCCGTGGCGGGTGACGGCGGACGTCAGCCGGTACGAGTTGACCCTCTTCGTGACCGAGGGGGACCGCGAGCTCGTCCTGGACCTGGAGTACGCGACGGACCTGTGGGACCGGGACACCGTCGACGCCCGCCTCGACGAGCTGGTGCAGCTGCTCACCGGCGCGGCCCGGACGGCTTAG
- a CDS encoding non-ribosomal peptide synthetase, whose translation MMMHSTEQNTRIAGDLPSDGPVRPIAARTVPEVFGEQARRHPDRLAVADDQGRTLTYADLDRRSDAIAAHLLALGVRPEDRCAVVHERSIDVVVAMLGTLKAGGAYVCVDPSLPVKRMAVVLDDAGVDVVLTSSHLVAGLPGEGRHTVALDELAGAGEPVRLPEVRLSPRHLAYVIYTSGSTGTPKGVLVEHGSLVHFVEMVREFFELSEQDRILHAAALWFDVSVFEVFGALLVGASVHIAGDQTKMTPGALQHLMRENGVTTIMTTPSLLEVLDPDALPDLRVMSIGGEPFSGELTNRWSPGRRFINGYGPAEATVEVVAKVCTGQWETSPPIGLPLANHRAYALDERMRPVPVGVTGELYVGGPGVARGYLAQPALTASLFLPDPMGRTPGDRLYRTGDLVQWLESGDLRYVGRVDRQVKVRGMRVELGEVEQVIARHPDVSRAVAVCTPDGTGDARLTGYIVADNGATPDDVRSFTAAWLPAYMVPSEIVLVPAIPTTASGKVDIVALTAAVAPAPSAPPAAAGDRTPTQQAVAEIVEEILGVAGARVDEDLFALGGNSLQVLRVLSRVRSSFGVVLTPQEFFENPTIAGIATAIDAQPANA comes from the coding sequence ATGATGATGCACAGCACCGAGCAGAACACGAGAATCGCCGGTGACCTGCCCAGCGACGGCCCGGTCCGTCCGATCGCCGCTCGCACCGTGCCGGAGGTGTTCGGCGAGCAGGCCAGACGGCACCCCGACCGGCTCGCGGTCGCTGACGACCAGGGCCGCACGCTGACCTACGCCGACCTGGACCGGCGCAGCGACGCGATCGCCGCGCACCTGCTCGCTCTCGGGGTGCGCCCGGAAGACCGGTGCGCCGTCGTGCACGAGCGCTCCATCGACGTGGTCGTCGCCATGCTCGGCACGCTGAAGGCCGGCGGTGCCTACGTGTGCGTCGACCCGAGCCTTCCGGTGAAGCGGATGGCCGTCGTACTGGACGACGCCGGCGTCGACGTGGTGCTGACAAGCTCGCACCTGGTCGCCGGTCTGCCCGGCGAGGGCCGGCACACGGTCGCGCTGGACGAGCTTGCCGGCGCCGGGGAGCCGGTGCGGCTGCCCGAGGTGCGCCTGTCCCCGCGGCACCTGGCGTACGTCATCTACACCTCGGGGAGCACCGGCACCCCCAAGGGCGTGCTGGTCGAGCACGGCTCGCTGGTCCACTTCGTCGAGATGGTCCGCGAGTTCTTCGAGCTGTCGGAGCAGGACCGCATCTTGCACGCCGCCGCCCTGTGGTTCGACGTATCGGTCTTCGAGGTCTTCGGGGCGCTGCTCGTCGGCGCCAGCGTCCACATCGCCGGCGACCAGACGAAGATGACGCCGGGGGCGCTGCAACACCTCATGCGGGAAAACGGCGTGACGACCATCATGACCACGCCGAGCCTGCTGGAGGTGCTGGACCCGGACGCGCTGCCGGACCTGCGCGTGATGTCCATCGGCGGCGAGCCCTTCTCCGGCGAGCTGACCAACAGGTGGTCGCCGGGCCGGCGTTTCATCAACGGGTACGGGCCGGCCGAGGCCACGGTGGAGGTTGTGGCGAAGGTCTGCACCGGACAGTGGGAAACGTCCCCGCCGATCGGGCTGCCGCTGGCCAACCACCGCGCGTACGCACTGGACGAGCGGATGCGGCCGGTACCCGTCGGCGTGACCGGCGAGCTGTACGTGGGCGGTCCCGGCGTGGCCCGTGGCTACCTGGCCCAGCCAGCGCTCACCGCGAGCCTTTTCCTGCCCGACCCGATGGGCCGCACCCCCGGCGACCGCCTGTACCGCACGGGCGACCTGGTGCAGTGGCTCGAATCCGGCGACCTGCGCTACGTCGGGCGGGTGGACCGCCAGGTCAAGGTCCGCGGCATGCGCGTCGAGCTCGGCGAGGTCGAGCAGGTCATCGCCCGGCACCCCGACGTGTCGCGAGCGGTGGCGGTGTGCACACCCGACGGCACGGGTGACGCGCGACTGACCGGCTACATCGTGGCCGACAACGGCGCGACACCCGACGACGTCCGCAGCTTCACCGCGGCCTGGCTGCCGGCGTACATGGTGCCGAGCGAGATCGTCCTGGTGCCGGCCATCCCCACCACGGCCAGCGGCAAGGTCGACATCGTGGCGCTGACCGCCGCGGTCGCTCCCGCCCCGAGCGCGCCGCCCGCGGCCGCCGGCGACCGCACACCGACGCAGCAAGCCGTCGCGGAGATCGTCGAGGAGATCCTGGGCGTCGCGGGAGCGCGGGTCGACGAAGACCTGTTCGCGCTGGGCGGAAACAGCCTGCAGGTGCTGCGCGTGCTGTCGCGGGTTCGTTCCTCCTTCGGCGTCGTGCTGACCCCGCAGGAGTTCTTCGAAAACCCGACCATCGCCGGTATCGCCACGGCGATCGACGCCCAGCCGGCGAATGCCTAG